The following coding sequences lie in one Klebsiella huaxiensis genomic window:
- the mog gene encoding molybdopterin adenylyltransferase, protein MNTLRIGLVSISDRASSGVYQDKGIPALEEWLARALSTPFELQTRLIPDEQIIIEQTLCELVDEMGCHLVLTTGGTGPARRDVTPDATLAIADRVMPGFGEQMRQVSLHFVPTAILSRQVGVIRKQALILNLPGQPKAIEETLEGVKDAEGKVLVHGVFASVPYCVQLLEGPYVETNGDVVAAFRPKSARRETLS, encoded by the coding sequence ATGAACACCTTACGAATTGGCTTAGTTTCCATTTCCGATCGCGCCTCCAGCGGCGTCTATCAGGATAAAGGTATCCCGGCGCTTGAAGAGTGGCTGGCCCGTGCGCTATCCACGCCTTTCGAACTGCAGACCCGCTTAATCCCGGATGAACAGATTATTATTGAACAAACGCTGTGTGAGTTGGTCGATGAGATGGGCTGCCATCTGGTTCTGACGACTGGCGGCACGGGGCCGGCCCGACGCGATGTGACCCCGGATGCGACGCTGGCCATTGCCGACAGAGTCATGCCGGGCTTTGGCGAACAAATGCGCCAGGTTAGCCTGCACTTTGTGCCGACGGCTATTCTTTCTCGTCAGGTTGGCGTTATCCGCAAGCAGGCGCTGATCCTCAATCTTCCAGGCCAGCCTAAAGCTATCGAGGAAACGCTGGAAGGCGTTAAAGATGCTGAAGGTAAGGTGCTGGTACACGGTGTTTTTGCGAGTGTACCATATTGTGTACAGCTGCTTGAGGGGCCTTATGTCGAAACTAACGGCGATGTGGTAGCAGCTTTTCGCCCTAAAAGCGCAAGGCGTGAAACTTTATCCTGA